Genomic DNA from Alkalihalobacterium alkalinitrilicum:
TGGAGCATCTAAGTCTGCCCCATAGATAAATTTTCCAGTAACTTTCTCTGGACCATCTAGCCTATTTAAACGTTTACCTACGACTGTTGTTTCCTTTTCTTTAGTAATCATTTTTTAACCTCCTCACACTTTGTTTAGTTTTCTTAATTCAGAGGCCGCCTGTTGTACCGCATCTACTATGCCATTGTATCCCGTACAGCGGCACAAGTTTCCAGCTAGGTAATTACGGATCTCCTCTTCTGTTGGATCGTCATTCTCTTCTAATAAAGACTTTGTAGACATAATAAAACCAGGTGTACAGAATCCACACTGTAACCCGTGACAGTCTACAAATGCTTTCTGTATTGGGTGAAGTTTGTCACCTTCTGCAACGGACTCAACAGTTGTAATTTCCTTTCCACCTGCTGCAACAGCTGGTAACAAACAAGAATTTACTGACTTGTTATCTAGTGTAACAGTACATACACCACATTCACCTTCTCTACAGCATTCCTTAGTACCAGAAAAGCCAAGTTCTTCTCTCAGAACATCCAATAGAATGCGATGAGGTTCAACCTCAATATGATAATCACTTCCATTAATCTTTAGTGTTAGTGGAACCTTAGCCATTCTAACCCTCCTCTTTTTTTAGGATATTTTTGTACCAGTCTCTGTATCCTGTAATATCTCTAAGCATTGACTTAATGCCCGGCGCACCATTGACTCAACTAACATACGTCGGTATTCAGCAGATCCACGCACATCAGAAATTGGGTTACAATCATTTACTGCGGCTGTACCAGCAGCTCTAATCAAATCTTGAGTAATTACTTTTCCTTGCAGTAACGCCTCAGCACTATGAGCTCGAACTGCTGTAGGTGCTACAGACCCTAAGCCAATTCTCACATCAGCAATACCATTTTCGTCTAGAGTGACTCGAGCAGAAACCGCACACAATGAAATTTCCATAGCTTTACGTCTACCAGCCTTCAAAAATACCGTAGCTGTATTGGAAGCTTGTTTAGGCACTTCAATTTCTGTTAGAAATTCCCCTGGTTCAAGTGCAACTTTACGAGGACCTAATAAAAATTCTTGCAACGGTAAACTTCTAGTACCTTTTGGTCCCACTATTGTCACCGATGCGTCTAAGGCTAGTAAAACTGGAGGAGTATCAGCAGCTGGCGAGGCATTACATAGATTACCTCCAACAGTCCCCATATTTCTAACTTGTATTCCACCAACTGTGGAACACGCTTGCCTTAAAGCCTCAGTAGCTTGAGTAATTAATGATGATTTTTCAACTTCTCGATGAGTCACTTGAGCACCAAGTACTAGATTTCCTTGTTCATTTTCACGAATTCCTTTTAGCTCTCTAACTCCATCAAGACTAATTACATGCTTAGGATCTACCTTAAATCGAGTGATAAGAACCATCAAATCAGTTCCACCTGCTAGAAGTTTGGCATCATCGCCATATTCAACTAGAAGTTTATTAACCTCTTGAACCGTCTTAGGTTCATGATAAACAAAAGACATGTTACACCTCCTAGAATAATTAACTTTTGAATATTCAATCTCTTCATAACATTCCCTTGCAATTTCCATGCCAACTTGATCACCCCTACCTTTCTTTTTTTAGAATTTACTAACAAAACATGTCATTATGGCCACATACAAAAATACAAAAAAAGAGTGAAGTAATTTTATTTACTTCACCCAACATTTATTTCTCATATTTTTCTCATTCTCATCTCATTTCTCACCACGCATTGAGAATTTTAGTTTATATATATTAAGAAATTTTTAAGTGATACCACATGGATAACCACCTTTATGAGCTTAATCTTTATAAACGATTTAATTAATTGGTTACCATTGGTCAGCCTATCCCCCAATATGAGACATTTCGACTTTTTTTCGTTTTTTTAATTCTGCAGTATTACTTAGTCTTTCCTCTGAATAGCGATCATGCCTATCATTCCAAACCTTTGAAATTAATTTTATTATGTCTTCATCACTTTTCCCTTCCTTAACTGGACCACGCAAGTCAGTTCCACTTGAAGCAAACAAGCAAGTATAAAGCTTACCTTCTACTGAAAGGCGGGCTCTAGAACAAGTTGAGCAAAACGCTTGAGTTACTGAAGAAATCATTCCAATTTCCTTATTTGTTCCTTTGTAACGATAACGAGTAGCTACTTCGCCGTAATAATTTGAATCTACAGGTTCTAAAGACCATTCATTATCAATCATTTTTACAATTTCTTGACTTGGTACAACCTGATCCAGTTTCCACCCATTTGTGTTTCCAACATCCATATATTCAATAAACCGTAGAATGTGCCCTTTCTCAGAGAAGTAGCGTGCCATAGGAAGAATATCCTGATCATTACCACCCTTTTTTACCACCATATTAATTTTGACGGTAAGTCCAACACTTGCGGCTACCTCAATCCCTTCAAGAATTTTATCTACCTTAAACCCTCTTCCGTTTATTTTTCCAAACCGGTCATCATTCAAGCTGTCTAAGCTCACTGTAACTCGGTTTAACCCTGCATCTTTAAGAGCTTGTGCATACTTGGCCAGGAAGACACCATTTGTTGTCATGGCAATTTCCGAAATCCCATCAACATCCTTAATCATTTTGATAAGTAAGGGTAAATCTTTACGCATCAATGGCTCTCCCCCCGTAATGCGGACTTTTTTTACTCCTAACAAAGCGAAAATTCGAGTTAATCGGGTCAGTTCTTCAAAGCTTAACAACCGTTCTTTAGGTAAGAATTCATAAT
This window encodes:
- a CDS encoding (2Fe-2S)-binding protein, giving the protein MAKVPLTLKINGSDYHIEVEPHRILLDVLREELGFSGTKECCREGECGVCTVTLDNKSVNSCLLPAVAAGGKEITTVESVAEGDKLHPIQKAFVDCHGLQCGFCTPGFIMSTKSLLEENDDPTEEEIRNYLAGNLCRCTGYNGIVDAVQQAASELRKLNKV
- the moaA gene encoding GTP 3',8-cyclase MoaA, with translation MDGNLKKIVDLFGRPLRDIRISVTDQCNFRCQYCMPAEIFGPDYEFLPKERLLSFEELTRLTRIFALLGVKKVRITGGEPLMRKDLPLLIKMIKDVDGISEIAMTTNGVFLAKYAQALKDAGLNRVTVSLDSLNDDRFGKINGRGFKVDKILEGIEVAASVGLTVKINMVVKKGGNDQDILPMARYFSEKGHILRFIEYMDVGNTNGWKLDQVVPSQEIVKMIDNEWSLEPVDSNYYGEVATRYRYKGTNKEIGMISSVTQAFCSTCSRARLSVEGKLYTCLFASSGTDLRGPVKEGKSDEDIIKLISKVWNDRHDRYSEERLSNTAELKKRKKVEMSHIGG
- a CDS encoding FAD binding domain-containing protein; this encodes MSFVYHEPKTVQEVNKLLVEYGDDAKLLAGGTDLMVLITRFKVDPKHVISLDGVRELKGIRENEQGNLVLGAQVTHREVEKSSLITQATEALRQACSTVGGIQVRNMGTVGGNLCNASPAADTPPVLLALDASVTIVGPKGTRSLPLQEFLLGPRKVALEPGEFLTEIEVPKQASNTATVFLKAGRRKAMEISLCAVSARVTLDENGIADVRIGLGSVAPTAVRAHSAEALLQGKVITQDLIRAAGTAAVNDCNPISDVRGSAEYRRMLVESMVRRALSQCLEILQDTETGTKIS